Genomic segment of Streptomyces sp. NBC_00654:
AGCCGCCCGGAGAGGAACATCGGCAGCGACTCCGACTCGATCTGCTGCTCCACCATGGCGCGCAGCCCGGCGTCCGCCTCGTCGTCGTACGGCAGCCCCTTCGCGGCGGAGGAGGCGCGGGCCACGATGGAGAGCACCCCCGCGAGCTGCTGCGGCCCCATGACGGCGGACTTGCTGCCGGGCCAGGCGAAGAGGAAGCGGGGGTCGTAGGCGCGGCCGCACATGCCGTAGTGCCCGGCGCCGTAGGAGGCGCCCATCAGCACGGAGAGATGCGGGACCTTCGAGTTCGACACCGCGTTGATCATCATCGCGCCGTGCTTGATGATGCCGCCCTGCTCGTACTCCTTGCCGACCATGTAGCCGGTGGTGTTGTGCAGGAAGAGGAGCGGGATGTCGCGCTGGTTGGCGAGCTGGATGAACTGGGCGGCCTTCTGCGACTCCTCGCTGAACAGCACGCCCTGCGCGTTGGCGAGGATGCCGACGGGATAGCCGTGCAGGGCGGCCCACCCGGTGACCAGGCTGGTCCCGTACAGCGGCTTGAACGCGTCGAAGTCCGAGCCGTCGACGAGCCGGGCGATGACCTCGTGCGGGTCGAAGGGCACCTTCAGGTCCCCCGGCACGATCCCGATCAGCTCGTCCTCGTCGTACGCGGGCGGCTCTGCGGGGCCCGGATCGGCGTGCGCCTTGCGCCAGTTGAGCCGGGCGACGATCCGGCGGGCCCGGCGCAGCGCGTCGTGCTCGTCCACGGCGAAGTGATCGGCGAGCCCGGAGGTGCGGGCGTGCATCTCGGCGCCGCCGAGCGACTCGTCGTCGCTCTCCTCGCCCGTGGCCATCTTCACCAGGGGCGGTCCGCCGAGGAAGACCTTGGACTGTTCCCGGATCATGACGGTGTGGTCCGACATGCCGGGGACGTACGCCCCACCGGCCGTCGAGTTCCCGAACACGACCGCGACGGTGGGGATACCGGCGGCGGAGAGCCGGGTGAGGTCGCGGAACAGCGCCCCGCCGGGGATGAAGATCTCCTTCTGGGAGGGCAGGTCCGCGCCCCCCGACTCCACCAGGCTGATGCAGGGGAGCCGGTTGGCGAAGGCGATCTCGTTGGCGCGCAGGGCCTTCTTCAGCGTCCACGGGTTCGACGCGCCGCCGCGCACGGTCGGGTCGTTCGCGGTGATCAGGCATTCGACGCCCGACACCACACCGATCCCGGTGACGAGGGACGCGCCCACGGCGTAGTCACTGCCCCAGGCGGCGAGCGGGGACAGCTCCAGGAACGGGGTGTCCGGGTCGAGGAGCAGCTCGATCCGTTCCCGGGCCAGGAGCTTGCCGCGCTTCCGGTGCCGCGCGAGGTACTTCTCACCGCCGCCCGCGAGTGCCTTGGCGTGCTCGGTGTCCAGCTCGGCGAGCTTGCCGAGCATGGCCTCGCGGTTGGCTGCGTACTCGGGTCCGGCGGTGTCGAGCGCGGTCGGCAGGACGGTCATGCGGTCACCTCCGGGGCGGGGGCGGTCTGGGCTTCGGGTCCGGGTACGGGTACGGGTACGGGTACGGGTACGGGTCCGGGTCCGGGTACGGGTCCGGCTCCCGCTCCGGGGCGGGGTCCCGCTCCGGGGCGGGGTCCCGCTCCGGGTTCCGCTTCAGGTCCGGCTCCGGTTTCGGATTCGGCTCCCGGGGCGGGCAGGAGGGCCACAGGGACCGGGAGGCACCGGGACCGCAGCCACTCCCCCACCGCCTTGGCCTGCGGGTCGAAGCGGGCCTGCGCGGCGACGCCCTCGCCCAGGAGGCCCCGGACGGTGAAGTTCAGGGCGCGCAGGTTCGGCAGGACATGACGTACGACGGTCAGTCCGGCGGTCTCCGGGAGCAGTTCCCGGAACCGCTCGACGGTCAGCTCGTGCGCCAGCCACCGCCACGCCTCGTCGGTGCGCACCCAGACCCCCACGTTGGCGTCGCCGCCCTTGTCCCCGCTGCGGGCACCCGCGACACGTCCGAGGGGTGCGGTGCGGGTGGGGCCGGGAGGCAGGGGGACGGGAAGGCCGGGCGGGTCCGCGAGATCCTCCAGTACCCGGGTGACGGGGGCCGGTGGCACCGCTTCCCTCGCCCCGTCCGGCAGGACGGCGAGGTGCGGGACGTCCCCGGCCGGTACGTGGCGGGCCTCGAACACCCCGTAGGGCGCGCCCTTCCCGGGCGGGGCGGTGACATGGAAGCCCGGGTAGCTGCCGAGCGCCAGCTCCACGGCGGCGCCCGACACGGCACGCCCGACGCGCTCGGCGTCCTGGTCGCGGACGACGAGCCGGAGCAGTGCGCTGGCGGTCTCCTCGGTGGCCGCGTCGGGCCGGTCGGTACGGGCCAGCTCCCAGCGCACCTCGGCCGGCCGGCCCCCGCCCCGGACGAAGGCGTCCTCGCACTGTTCCCGGACGAGCCGCGCCTTGGCCTCGATGTCGAGGCCGGTCAGCACGAAGACGACCTCGTTGCGCCAGCCGCCGAGCCGGGTGAGCCCGGCCTTGAGGGTCGGCGGCGGGGCCTCGCCCCGCACCCCCGAGACGCGGACCCGGTCCGGCCCGTCCTGGGCGAGCCGTACGGTGTCGAGGCGGGCGGTGACATCGGGCCCCGCGTACCGGGCGCCCCCGGTCTCGTACAGGAGCTGGGCGGTCACGGTGCCGATGTCGACGACGCCGCCCGTACCGGGGTGCTTGGTGATGACGGACGAGCCGTCGGCGTGGATCTCGGCGAGCGGGAAGCCGGGGCGGCGCATGTCGTGCCCGCCGAAGAAGGCGTAGTTCCCGCCGGTGGCCTGGGTGCCGCACTCCAGCACATGCCCGGCGACGACGGCCCCGGCGAGCGCGTCGAGG
This window contains:
- a CDS encoding acyclic terpene utilization AtuA family protein; the encoded protein is MRTPPVPRPPTGPARTEPLRIGNASGFYGDRFDAVRDMLTDGPLDILTGDYLAELTMLILGRSRLKDPRRGYATTFLRQLEEALGLAHERGVRIVANAGGLNPAGLAEAVRELAGTVGVPVRVAHVEGDSLPVPEGYLTANAYLGGAGIAACLRAGADVVVTGRVTDAALVTGPAAAHFGWGPGDLDALAGAVVAGHVLECGTQATGGNYAFFGGHDMRRPGFPLAEIHADGSSVITKHPGTGGVVDIGTVTAQLLYETGGARYAGPDVTARLDTVRLAQDGPDRVRVSGVRGEAPPPTLKAGLTRLGGWRNEVVFVLTGLDIEAKARLVREQCEDAFVRGGGRPAEVRWELARTDRPDAATEETASALLRLVVRDQDAERVGRAVSGAAVELALGSYPGFHVTAPPGKGAPYGVFEARHVPAGDVPHLAVLPDGAREAVPPAPVTRVLEDLADPPGLPVPLPPGPTRTAPLGRVAGARSGDKGGDANVGVWVRTDEAWRWLAHELTVERFRELLPETAGLTVVRHVLPNLRALNFTVRGLLGEGVAAQARFDPQAKAVGEWLRSRCLPVPVALLPAPGAESETGAGPEAEPGAGPRPGAGPRPGAGAGPVPGPGPVPVPVPVPVPGPEAQTAPAPEVTA
- a CDS encoding acyl-CoA carboxylase subunit beta, which gives rise to MTVLPTALDTAGPEYAANREAMLGKLAELDTEHAKALAGGGEKYLARHRKRGKLLARERIELLLDPDTPFLELSPLAAWGSDYAVGASLVTGIGVVSGVECLITANDPTVRGGASNPWTLKKALRANEIAFANRLPCISLVESGGADLPSQKEIFIPGGALFRDLTRLSAAGIPTVAVVFGNSTAGGAYVPGMSDHTVMIREQSKVFLGGPPLVKMATGEESDDESLGGAEMHARTSGLADHFAVDEHDALRRARRIVARLNWRKAHADPGPAEPPAYDEDELIGIVPGDLKVPFDPHEVIARLVDGSDFDAFKPLYGTSLVTGWAALHGYPVGILANAQGVLFSEESQKAAQFIQLANQRDIPLLFLHNTTGYMVGKEYEQGGIIKHGAMMINAVSNSKVPHLSVLMGASYGAGHYGMCGRAYDPRFLFAWPGSKSAVMGPQQLAGVLSIVARASSAAKGLPYDDEADAGLRAMVEQQIESESLPMFLSGRLYDDGVIDPRDTRTVLGMCLSAIHTAPVEGARGGFGIFRM